From Nicotiana tabacum cultivar K326 chromosome 15, ASM71507v2, whole genome shotgun sequence, the proteins below share one genomic window:
- the LOC107783711 gene encoding protein BLISTER — translation MASAQVLRKQEHLQAGKKKLEEFRKQRAAQRAKKSTSNNQLHNPDGGSENQSSENEHARIIDSRRAGTSDAAGGAALELARVDVKHDFMNPDLSRKSGFASSYDANASFTHSLYNNDNDASTISSVSGNNNGFDSSISVSSHSGDKVFKGAEIPKLSKQFSNSYDSSEKTENYGALGTAGFGFNGSHSTANFLSSAPSYSKISSQFTHDGLSKSIPEDNNRKDLSVIDTGTSHSAPANVSPENSLGPQLQEKPGYMDPWASGLTSSSYEDYMHPATSGTNSSLEVGQKDSAVEANSSMVSDIGHGQFSSSGFYMTNNSSSWASDGISSEARSSSTYSKMSPPTVGRRSRPSFLDSISISKVPAISPSQTESVSADRFDPKVHPTDTLESSNSMNMMNSSTFSAKGSDKLNHHTEKDTGNMDNHYQFYAKKQNEDFAALEQHIEDLTQEKFSSQRALEASRVLAESLAAENSALTESYNQQGSFVTQLKADIENLQAEIKAQLVELEALKMEYANIQLECNAADERAKLLASEVIGLEEKALRLRSNELKLERELEKSQAEMSSFRKKMASLEKDRQDLLSTIDALKEEKKLLQAKLRKASGSGKSLDVSRSMPSKRDVSTSTEDLCEDKVVNSTMDDPDLEAHSTEGPTFSDLPENDQLSLESLSTAIPPDQIRMIQNINTLLSELALEKEELMKGLSLESSQCSKLQEVNKDLTRKLEAQTQRLELLTAQSMATGNNQARQPDALSVHDSTTYADEGDEVVERVLGWIIKLFPGGPSRRRTSKLI, via the exons ATGGCGTCGGCTCAGGTGCTGCGTAAGCAAGAGCATTTGCAAGCTGGGAAAAAGAAG CTAGAAGAGTTTCGTAAACAGAGAGCAGCACAAAGGGCTAAAAAGTCTACGTCCAACAATCAGCTTCACAATCCGGATGGAGGCTCTGAGAATCAGTCTTCGGAAAATGAACACGCAAGAATCATTGACTCTCGTAGGGCTGGTACATCTGATGCAGCTGGTGGAGCTGCTTTAGAGTTAGCTCGAGTAGATGTTAAGCATGATTTCATGAATCCTGATCTTTCCCGGAAGAGTGGTTTTGCTTCTTCCTATGATGCTAATGCTAGTTTTACTCACAGTTTATACAACAATGACAATGATGCTAGCACTATTTCTTCTGTTAGTGGAAACAATAATGGTTTTGATTCTTCCATCTCAGTGTCATCTCATTCGGGAGATAAAGTGTTTAAGGGTGCTGAAATCCCGAAGTTGTCTAAACAATTCAGCAATAGTTATGATTCCTCTGAGAAAACAGAGAATTATGGAGCCTTAGGAACTGCTGGATTTGGATTTAATGGTAGTCATTCTACAGCTAATTTTCTTTCATCAGCCCCTAGTTACAGTAAAATTTCCAGTCAGTTTACTCATGATGGTCTGAGTAAAAGCATACCAGAGGATAACAACAGAAAGGATCTTTCTGTAATAGATACTGGTACTTCTCATTCTGCTCCTGCTAATGTTTCACCTGAAAATTCCCTTGGTCCTCAACTGCAAGAAAAACCAGGTTACATGGATCCTTGGGCTAGTGGGTTGACTTCATCATCATATGAAG ATTATATGCACCCTGCAACCAGCGGTACAAATTCTTCTTTGGAAGTTGGGCAAAAAGATAGTGCCGTGGAAGCTAATAGTTCTATGGTTTCTGATATTGGGCATGGCCAGTTTAGCAGCTCTGGTTTTTACATGACCAACAATTCATCTTCTTGGGCATCTGATGGCATCAGTTCAGAAGCAAGAAGTTCTTCTACTTATTCAAAAATGTCTCCTCCCACTGTTGGAAGGAGATCTCGTCCATCCTTCCTCGATTCTATCAGCATTTCAAAAGTTCCTGCTATATCCCCTTCTCAAACTGAATCAGTTTCTGCAGACAGATTTGACCCGAAGGTCCATCCCACGGACACTTTGGAATCGTCCAACTCCATGAACATGATGAACTCTTCAACTTTTTCTGCTAAGGGGTCTGATAAGTTGAATCATCATACTGAGAAAGACACGGGCAACATGGACAACCATTATCAGTTTTATGCAAAAAAACAGAATGAAGATTTTGCTGCTTTAGAACag CATATTGAAGATTTAACGCAAGAGAAGTTCTCTTCGCAACGTGCTCTTGAGGCTTCGCGAGTTCTAGCGGAGTCTCTAGCTGCTGAAAATTCAGCCCTGACAGAGAGTTATAACCAACAG GGCAGTTTTGTAACCCAATTAAAGGCCGACATAGAAAACTTGCAGGCGGAAATTAAAGCACAACTG GTCGAACTTGAAGCTTTGAAAATGGAATATGCAAACATACAATTGGAATGTAATGCTGCAGATGAACGTGCCAAGCTATTGGCTTCTGAAGTTATTGGATTGGAAGAGAAG GCACTTCGTCTGAGATCTAATGAGCTTAAACTGGAGAGGGAATTGGAGAAATCACAAGCTGAAATGTCTTCTTTCAG AAAGAAAATGGCTAGCCTTGAAAAGGACCGTCAGGATCTGTTGTCGACGATTGATGCTCTAAAAGAAG AAAAGAAGCTGTTGCAGGCGAAACTACGAAAAGCTTCTGGTAGTGGCAAGTCACTTGATGTTAGCAGGAGTATGCCTAGTAAAAGAGATGTATCAACTTCAACAGAGGATCTCT GTGAAGATAAAGTCGTAAATAGTACCATGGATGACCCTGACTTAGAAGCTCACAGTACTGAGGGCCCGACCTTTTCAGATCTGCCTGAGAATGACCAGCTCAGTCTTGAAAGTTTATCAACGGCTATTCCTCCAGATCAGATAAGGATGATCCAAAACATCAATACATTGCTTTCTGAG TTAGCCTTGGAGAAAGAAGAGTTGATGAAAGGCTTGTCACTGGAATCATCTCAGTGCTCTAAATTGCAG GAGGTAAACAAGGACTTGACCCGAAAGCTTGAAGCTCAAACACAAAGATTAGAGCTTTTGACTGCTCAAAGCATGGCAACTGGTAACAACCAAGCAAGGCAACCAGATGCTCTATCTGTGCACGACAGCACCACATATGCTGATGAAGGTGATGAG
- the LOC107783709 gene encoding putative glutathione S-transferase, producing METVKLIGTPFSFFTYRVIWALKLKGITYEYINEDMSKKSPLLLKYNPIHKKVPVLIHGENSVCESMVIVEYIDETWPLNPLLSADPYDRSMARFWAKYVDDKSYNTWNVFCNTGEKQQNAIKESLEMLKTIGENALGEKKLFGGENIGLVDIAFGGYAQWMEIIEDIVGVKLLDPQIFPRINTWIKNFKKVPAIKENLPDRHEMFVYMKNARDKMLASP from the exons ATGGAAACGGTAAAGTTAATAGGAACTCCTTTCAGTTTTTTCACATACAGAGTTATTTGGGCACTAAAGCTAAAGGGAATAACTTACGAATACATAAATGAAGACATGTCCAAAAAGAGTCCTTTGCTTCTGAAATACAATCCAATTCACAAGAAAGTCCCTGTGCTAATCCATGGTGAAAATTCAGTCTGTGAATCCATGGTCATCGTCGAATACATCGATGAGACATGGCCACTGAATCCATTGCTTTCGGCTGACCCCTACGACAGATCCATGGCTCGGTTTTGGGCTAAATATGTTGACGATAAG TCATATAATACCTGGAATGTGTTTTGCAACACTGGAGAGAAGCAACAAAATGCCATAAAAGAGAGCTTGGAAATGCTTAAAACTATAGGGGAAAATGCTTTGGGAGAAAAGAAGTTATTTGGTGGTGAAAATATTGGGCTTGTGGACATAGCCTTTGGAGGGTATGCTCAGTGGATGGAGATTATAGAAGATATTGTGGGAGTTAAGTTACTTGATCCTCAAATTTTTCCTCGTATCAACACATGGATCAAGAATTTCAAAAAAGTTCCagcaatcaaagaaaatctcccTGATCGTCATGAGATGTTTGTGTATATGAAGAATGCTAGGGACAAGATGTTAGCATCTCCATAG